The DNA window AGCGTTATCTCGAGTATCCCGTTGTTGTACTTAGCTCTCGCGCTCCTCGGATCCACCTCCACCGGGAGATCCACCTGAGTCCTGTACTTCCTGTCACCGTTCTCGGCCCTTATCCTCACGATCTTCTCCGTGGCCTCGACTTCTATCTTGTCCTTGGTGACCCCGGGTATCTCGGCTATCACCCTGACCTCGTTCGCCTTGTTGTCCAGGATAACGTCAACAAATGGCTCCCGGTAGCCGGCCTCCTCGACGACGGGTGGCTTGACGTTCCCGAACCTCCTCACCACTGGCTTCCCGTCAGGCCCTATCGTTATGCTGAAGCCGTAGACGTAGGGCCCCCTCACCTCCATCTCTCCCTCGAACGCCTTGAACATGCGGTCCATCATCCTCTCAAGCTCCTCGAAGTCCCTCTCCATGTCCCTCAGGAACCTCCTCCAGTACCTCTCCCACCACATGCTCTCACCGGTTATCCTATAGGATAACTTATATATAAATTTAACTTAACCTGCTTGTGAACCTCTTGAGGGACCTGATCAGCTCGTGCCTCAGCCACACGAGCTGCGACTCCAGCTCCTCAATATCGCTCAATATGCTATCCACCTCTTTCATTATATCCACATATTTATAAATTATTTTCCCAAAGGAATCAATTTCCTCAAGTTCACTGATCTCCTCCTTCAGCCTGAGGATCCTCTCCTCCAGTCCCCTCGGAACCTCGCCGAGGGGCTTGGCCTCCCTCAGGTAGATCCTAACGGAGTCACCATCTATGCTCATCACGAGCCTGATGGGCCTCGATATCCTGTAGCACCTCCTGAGCCTGCCTGATTGATCCCTGATCTCGACGGGCTCTATTATGCCGGAGGACTCGAGCTCCCTTATGTGCTTCAGGACGGCTGGCTGGGATATCCCGAGCCTCTCAGATAACTCGCTGAGAGTTAGGGGTCCTGTGGCCAGCAGCCTCAGCATCCTCCTCCTGGTCTCTGTCGCCAGCGCCTCTATCAAGTCCTCAGCTCTCATTTACCATCCGATTAAATTCCCTTTTATAGATATTTAAGGATTTCCTTAATCAGAAGCTCAACGTTCAACAAAGCTTTACTTGAGCTAACCCCTCCAATCGCGGGGATTCGCATGCCCAGGGAGAGTTCGAGCAAGTTCGTAGCGATAGTAGGCGTTATGGCCGCTCTGACGACCGTAGCCACCATGATAGTGCAGATACCCACCCCGGCCACTAAGGGCTACATCAACCTGGGGGACACCATGGTC is part of the Candidatus Korarchaeota archaeon NZ13-K genome and encodes:
- a CDS encoding Hsp20/alpha crystallin family protein — its product is MERDFEELERMMDRMFKAFEGEMEVRGPYVYGFSITIGPDGKPVVRRFGNVKPPVVEEAGYREPFVDVILDNKANEVRVIAEIPGVTKDKIEVEATEKIVRIRAENGDRKYRTQVDLPVEVDPRSARAKYNNGILEITLTPKQPIKEEGTKVKIE
- a CDS encoding ArsR family transcriptional regulator, whose amino-acid sequence is MRAEDLIEALATETRRRMLRLLATGPLTLSELSERLGISQPAVLKHIRELESSGIIEPVEIRDQSGRLRRCYRISRPIRLVMSIDGDSVRIYLREAKPLGEVPRGLEERILRLKEEISELEEIDSFGKIIYKYVDIMKEVDSILSDIEELESQLVWLRHELIRSLKRFTSRLS